In one window of Tursiops truncatus isolate mTurTru1 chromosome 5, mTurTru1.mat.Y, whole genome shotgun sequence DNA:
- the TMEM271 gene encoding transmembrane protein 271, whose amino-acid sequence MKWSIRGACAALSSCLLLACALSAAAVGLKCFSLGSELRGEPFRLGAAAGAFYSGLLLAAGLSLLGAALLCCGPRDAALAGPGPGPALGGPAAPAGAPEAAPGEPGSAAGPSGRVNSQNLLLLGVLVFMLGVLSAFAGAVIDGDTVSLVERKYSHYCLPPRAPAAAPGPAPGAPRGRSTLDSATSAKCRQLKDYQRGLVLSTVFNSLECLLGLLSLLLVKNYKSSQARRGRRGRRKGGRALARPRGGPGFRAQPPASRARRGRRGRRGRRLQQRPSEASILSPEESDFAAPGDCAGFAAHHAVSYINVGVFHAFDEAGVEVCCGGHPSVELPGYAPSDPDLNASYPYCCRPPCEAARPWEPSRAS is encoded by the coding sequence ATGAAGTGGAGCATCCGCGGGGCCTGCGCCGCgctctcctcctgcctcctgctcGCCTGCGCGCTCAGTGCCGCCGCCGTCGGCCTCAAGTGCTTCTCGCTGGGCTCGGAGCTGCGCGGGGAGCCGTTCAGGCTGGGGGCGGCCGCCGGCGCCTTCTACTCGGGGCTGCTGCTGGCCGCCGGCCTCTCGCTGCTCGGCGCCGCCCTGCTCTGCTGCGGGCCCCGGGACGCCGCCCtcgcggggccggggccgggcccGGCGCTCGGGGGCCCCGCGGCCCCAGCAGGGGCTCCGGAGGCTGCGCCGGGCGAGCCGGGGAGCGCAGCCGGGCCCTCGGGGCGGGTGAACAGCCAGAACCTGCTCCTGCTGGGCGTTCTCGTCTTCATGCTCGGGGTCCTCAGCGCCTTCGCGGGCGCCGTGATCGACGGCGACACCGTGTCCCTAGTGGAACGCAAGTACTCCCACTACTGCCTGCCCCCGCGCGCGCCGGCCGCggcccccggcccggcccccggCGCGCCGCGCGGCCGCAGCACCCTGGACAGCGCCACGTCCGCCAAGTGCCGCCAGCTGAAGGACTACCAGCGCGGCCTGGTGCTTTCCACCGTCTTCAACTCGCTCGAGTGCCTCCTGGGCCTGCTCAGCCTCCTGCTGGTCAAGAACTACAAGTCCTCGCAGGCCCGGCGCGGCCGGCGCGGCCGGCGGAAGGGAGGCCGGGCCCTGGCGCGGCCCCGCGGCGGCCCGGGGTTCCGTGCGCAGCCGCCAGCCTCCCGGGCGCGGCGGGGCCGACGGGGTCGGCGGGGGCGGAGGCTGCAGCAGCGGCCGAGCGAGGCTTCCATCCTGTCCCCGGAGGAGTCGGACTTCGCCGCCCCGGGGGACTGCGCGGGCTTCGCGGCGCACCACGCGGTCTCCTACATCAACGTGGGCGTCTTCCACGCGTTTGACGAGGCGGGCGTGGAGGTGTGCTGCGGGGGGCACCCGTCTGTGGAGCTGCCGGGGTACGCGCCCTCGGACCCCGACCTCAACGCCTCTTACCCCTACTGCTGCCGGCCGCCCTGCGAGGCGGCGCGCCCCTGGGAGCCGAGCCGGGCCTCCTGA